In a single window of the Drosophila albomicans strain 15112-1751.03 chromosome 3, ASM965048v2, whole genome shotgun sequence genome:
- the LOC127565703 gene encoding trichohyalin-like isoform X1 has translation MCNFNAICCHSKKLRECIHSATTSTVTSKNSTMSPSSRETNLGCECNDTSIAASSKASRRNGYSLSSSASLPPSNSTKVLPQRLSKVPISMAANQRNAVLNRATNCTVDQGTTTPRDSYFLFERIINQAFPQRRNNLNCWNCCHCHCNCLRKMAARQRAELNSNNCSMQQEPAEVKPKEKPKRIMKYLREKKLKQVGQLEPRCYDTKALEKARLVESQAKSKPKRKIKRKVIVNQVTPEKEEGKDMWFECNVPLRVSIPTNICFGGAPWDLLQSMTNSLPANNNNLKALPEPNAKTKNLAKPDTKVTPPIATSHEVARQLCITIRPIGLAPNVCPPPASEPPENIHLPLKQAKRPQSLPPLAFCPPSRASSPDALPFLSGTPIYPVAKEFPPHVKKVPLRKKIETTKHKKLINEHSRDFSTRKGLDSCLGSCKNRGLSLESIRKDDTVRKTEDRKMCKKNCKRCKTRKLCHQSREANEEENGALPRIESKSLVNEDANSKDASSLREFETSLKLSKNPKLSQEYTRKCCELSLQEKKNKALEGQSQRIQENNLIMDNNRKKCQNCIHKNAELPLKATDEYIFQNGSESDNIQKEKKTNLEINKNKNECRAPCRKESELFLNDRKNREYSDESLLNSKTHKGQSQRILENNLIMDNNRKKCQNCIHKNADLPLKATNEYIFQNRSESENIQKEKKANLEINKNKNECRAPCRKESELFLNDRKSREYSDESLLNSKTHKYQYKCEKGTEISLNDNKIKNDKKSENLRGRKYCTRTNSDLSIKVSKKASETNSRINNNQKKFQDEEKISLVGSQISIDEDRKTDRQNSNVSDGRESEAKDKTKKEYDAQNTSTTNLRMSKNQKYENAETFSNKNADGKLRNNSSQKAFDTYLVRRDASKQISHKNSRDNLSIRSSRKDSRDLRKKYKEKDSRSDNPGALYKSVHSRVRGNISGKESKRYSLSKPKTQLIDRRYKADRKKSDATLRKKSGESPRPSQENNAIELTFRQKMQTFLSSFAPSLGVLSKISQTLKKHSATEANILSPNETMNRLVDTMNKQIDSLEKSFISQKSERSEVRQRSENQGSDLSHTSKSMIHQARDDAAETKDCFKGDQNLELNKSDTFMQSKRGSSKNSKESHNSRRGQDSSHKSKIIRSSENQLRSTAGRSQTNLKLNRVLSQFLNSFSELYNESLKQNKDKLNYIRGGDNQRRSRRSSDAQLNEERKSRAELHQNLIELIKKHNMRFDQNYERSRRTNQVPILNADESNLFEIVRSLPLSQQSDQWLEHDHATSDIDSRELTATRQKLREQQCRTSDDNAKAKIKNKYRNRKENKQEDLKICLLRQENDDSPPVLEEYNVAGFTRSHSSHPLQKGGKDNRYETLCSSRKWENLSAIDEKNMKVVLTDLQRFCKKNSINSNDDRKPVVLVPFRPDSQHHGGVLGMCKPDEWRELKLSKCCKLENRTKKQPSESSNIFLKNKRLTGRYKSTPSRESKLQRSDFSSKRCQCSKRQSELIARKHCLLYRTDSEIPQPHQSGETKPSGSQRVSHSFQRNNREQSANNPSKSPENVARSSPTEETQQETQEKSAEYPEKGSTPRNDKGQLQSTPFKSPETRSLNAHASHSEERHSLTYSSHFMTSQSDQSTGPTSPSYDSVPSKVGSRISWNRAKQARYRSKSQKSKSSLRARRRSELLKSHSHRNDKRESFQEPQYFKFGIQPSSRTNRHQPEKRQSRQRNRSEQTKKTSRGGDKVNRFKDEHQVRRDHSRNQQTEPNYTADHNANRFNNDQRVRRDHSDSSPRNQHVEKSPSAAQNINRFKDEHQERRDLSSSSIRNQQSQSSSRSGKIKRNISFSSEQQVQHEDSKSQISHGKVQQMQKNSDEEERPYHQRPKSPACPGAHNLRNVEQSPSSRQRETHATIDDVKIIMKPRPLRSTSAEDLTALETTAAAPLCASIEHKGLEQDSLEYCDCIKNYRELKRQQELQLQEVFRQTNEAYERCLERQRQLQGTETIKCGLQQHGPKTNSCFEKMQQQQYIELHQRQVAQQQWHEAQQQLQRQLQQQQEQEKQRLRYQQQQQQHHIQVEEECNCRYRQQHSDSSQASAYMQQQKQSNHQYMQQQPSDVSQIAAYLHQQQQNHHQCILQQLQQQQQLEQQRQLQQQQQLQQFHNQQQLQQQQQQMQLQTETLCPCNNYMIASPQNALQARSYFTDSIAPALDIGDVSSSFYRQTLLKYGIPHLPSDYQPRQAHVCCAQCPCQCQQKQPQQHQQN, from the exons atgtgtaatttcaatgcaatatGCTGTCATAGTAAAAAACTCCGTGAGTGCATTCACAGTGCCACAACGAGCACAGTCACGTCGAAGAACTCCACAATGTCGCCATCATCTCGGGAAACAAATTTGGGGTGTGAATGCAACGATACGAGCATAGCAGCATCTTCTAAAGCATCGCGTCGCAATGGATATTCGCTGTCAAGTTCCGCAAGCTTGCCTCCTTCAAATTCAACAAAGGTGCTACCGCAACGCTTAAGCAAAGTTCCCATTTCGATGGCAGCAAATCAAAGAAATGCAGTCTTAAATCGTGCTACAAATTGTACAGTAGATCAAGGCACCACAACGCCAAGAGACAGTTACTTCCTCTTTGAACGAATCATCAATCAAGCTTTTCCGCAAAGAAGAAACAATTTG AACTGTTGGAATTGCTGCCATTGTCATTGTAATTGTCTGAGAAAAATGGCGGCACGGCAAAGGGctgaattaaattcaaataattgttCAATGCAGCAAGAACCGGCTGAAGTCAAACCCAAGGAAAAGCCCAAGCGAATTATGAAATACctgagagaaaaaaaactcaaGCAGGTAGGCCAGCTTGAACCCCGTTGTTATGACACTAAGGCGCTAGAAAAAGCGCGGCTAGTTGAATCACAGGCCAAGAGCAAGCCAAAGCGAAAGATTAAGCGAAAAGTGATAGTAAACCAGGTCACAccagaaaaagaagaagggaAGGACATGTG GTTTGAGTGTAATGTGCCACTACGTGTTAGCATACCAACAAACATTTGCTTCGGAGGCGCTCCCTGGGATCTATTACAATCGATGACGAACTCACTTCCcgcaaataataacaatctAAAGGCACTACCAGAGCCCAACGCTAAGACAAAGAACTTAGCAAAACCAGATACAAAGGTTACTCCACCGATAGCAACATCACATGAAGTGGCACGTCAATTATGCATCACGATTCGTCCCATTGGCCTTGCACCGAATGTGTGTCCACCGCCTGCCAGTGAACCTCCAGAGAATATTCATCTGCCTTTAAAACAAGCTAAGAGACCTCAATCGCTGCCTCCTTTAGCTTTTTGCCCGCCTTCTCGTGCCTCGTCTCCTGATGCCTTACCCTTTCTTTCAGGTACTCCTATTTATCCAGTTGCAAAAGAATTTCCCCCGCATGTAAAGAAGGTGCCTTTAAGGAAAAAG aTTGAGACTACAAAACACAAGAAGCTAATTAACGAACACTCAAGAGATTTTTCTACAAGAAAAGGACTCGATTCCTGTTTAGGAAGTTGTAAGAATCGGGGATTGTCACTAGAGAGTATTCGAAAAGATGATACGGTTAGGAAAACTGAGGATcgaaaaatgtgcaaaaaaaattgcaagaGATGCAAAACAAGGAAACTGTGTCATCAGAGCCGAGAAGCAAATGAGGAGGAAAATGGAGCTTTGCCTCGAATTGAATCAAAGTCTCTAGTAAATGAAGATGCAAATAGCAAAGATGCTTCTTCTCTGCGAGAATTTGAAACGAGTTTAAAGTTGAGCAAGAATCCAAAACTGTCGCAAGAATATACTCGCAAATGTTGTGAGCTATCAttacaagaaaaaaagaataaagcTCTAGAAGGTCAATCCCAAAGAAtacaagaaaacaatttaattatggaTAATAATCGGAAAAAGTGTCAAAATTGTATTCATAAAAATGCAGAATTACCATTGAAAGCAACTgatgaatatatttttcaaaatgggtCTGAATCGgataatattcaaaaagaaaagaaaactaatttagaaataaataaaaataaaaatgaatgcaGAGCTCCTTGTCGAAAAGAATCCGAGTTATTCTTGAACGATAGAAAAAATCGAGAATATTCTGATGaatcattattaaattctaaaaCTCATAAAGGTCAATCCCAAAGAATActagaaaacaatttaattatggaTAATAATCGGAAAAAGTGTCAAAATTGTATTCATAAAAATGCAGATTTACCATTGAAAGCAactaatgaatatatttttcaaaataggTCTGAATcggaaaatattcaaaaagaaaagaaagctaatttagaaataaataaaaataaaaatgaatgcaGAGCTCCTTGTCGAAAAGAATCCGAGTTATTCTTGAACGATAGAAAAAGTCGAGAATATTCTGATGaatcattattaaattctaaaactcataaatatcaatataaatgTGAAAAAGGAACTGAAATATCCTTGaatgataacaaaataaagaatgaTAAAAAATCTGAAAATTTACGAGGGCGAAAATATTGTACTCGAACTAATTCCGATTTATCTATAAAAGTTAGTAAGAAAGCGTCTGAAACAAATTCGAGaataaacaacaatcaaaaaaaGTTCCAAGATGAGGAAAAAATTTCCCTAGTAGGGTCACAAATTTCAATAGATGAGGATAGAAAAACGGACAGACAAAATTCAAACGTTTCGGATGGGAGAGAAAGTGAGGCcaaagataaaacaaaaaaagaatatgaTGCTCAAAACACAtctacaacaaatttaagaatGAGTAAGaatcaaaaatatgaaaacgcAGAAACTTTCTCAAACAAAAATGCGGATGGAAAGCTTAGAAATAATTCTTCACAAAAAGCATTCGATACATATTTAGTAAGACGGGATGCAAGTAAACAGATATCTCATAAAAACTCTCGAGATAATTTAAGCATAAGGTCGAGTCGAAAGGACTCGCGAGATTTGCGAAAAAAGTACAAGGAAAAAGATTCAAGAAGTGATAATCCGGGTGCATTATATAAGTCGGTTCACAGCAGAGTTAGAGGAAATATTTCTGGCAAAGAATCTAAAAGATATTCACTAAGTAAGCCTAAGACTCAATTGATAGACAGAAGGTATAAAGCCGATAGGAAGAAGTCTGATGCAACTCTTAGAAAAAAATCGGGAGAATCGCCTCGACCAAGTCAggaaaataatgcaattgaattgacCTTCCGTCAAAAAATGCAGACTTTCTTGAGTTCATTTGCTCCTTCGTTAGGAGTTTTGTCAAAAATCTCTCAAACATTGAAGAAGCATTCGGCAACcgaagcaaatattttaagtccCAATGAAACAATGAATCGCTTAGTGGACACAATGAATAAGCAAATCGATAGCTTAGAAAAATCCTTTATTTCCCAAAAATCGGAGAGATCTGAGGTAAGACAGAGATCTGAAAATCAAGGCAGTGATTTAAGCCACACCAGTAAATCTATGATACATCAAGCAAGAGACGATGCTGCTGAAACTAAAGATTGTTTTAAAGGCGATCAGAATTTAGAATTGAACAAATCAGATACATTTATGCAATCCAAGCGAGGGTCATCAAAGAACTCTAAGGAATCGCACAACTCCCGGAGAGGACAAGACTCTAGTCATAAATCAAAGATAATAAGAAGCTCTGAGAATCAGTTGCGATCCACAGCAGGTCGAAGTCAaaccaatttgaaattgaatcgAGTTTTATCACAATTTTTGAATAGTTTCTCCGAGCTTTACAATGAATCCCTAAAGCAAAATAAGGATAAGTTGAACTATATTAGAGGTGGAGATAATCAACGAAGAAGTAGACGCAGTTCAGATGCGCAATTAAATGAGGAACGGAAGAGTAGAGCAGAGTTGCATCAGAATCTTATAGAGTTGATAAAGAAGCACAATATGCGCTTCGATCAGAATTATGAAAGATCTAGGAGAACAAACCAAGTTCCTATATTGAACGCAGATGAATCTAACCTTTTTGAAATAGTTCGCAGCTTGCCATTGTCGCAACAAAGTGATCAATGGCTTGAACATGATCATGCAACATCAGATATTGATAGTCGTGAACTAACTGCGACTCGGCAGAAACTTCGTGAACAGCAATGTCGGACGTCGGATGATAATGCAAaagccaaaatcaaaaataaataccgcaaccgtaaagaaaataaacaagagGATTTGAAGATATGTTTATTAAGGCAAGAGAATGATGACTCCCCTCCGGTGTTAGAGGAATACAATGTGGCTGGCTTCACGCGTAGCCACAGTTCACATCCTTTGCAGAAAGGCGGAAAGGATAATCGATATGAGACACTTTGTTCCTCCAGAAAATGGGAAAACCTAAGTGCTATTGAcgagaaaaatatgaaagtcGTATTGACTGACCTCCAAAGGTTCTGTAAGAAAAACTCCATCAA CAGCAATGACGACCGCAAGCCTGTGGTTCTGGTGCCCTTTCGACCAGACAGCCAACATCACGGAGGAGTGCTTGGCATGTGCAAACCCGATGAGTG GAGAGAGCTGAAGTTGTCCAAATGTTGCAAGTTAGAAAAtcgaacaaaaaaacaacctTCTGAATCATCAAACATTTTCCTTAAAAATAAGAGATTAACTGGACGATATAAGTCAACTCCAAGTCGTGAGTCGAAGTTACAACGTTCGGATTTCTCTTCCAAGCGATGCCAGTGCTCTAAACGTCAATCGGAACTAATCGCAAGAAAACACTGTTTATTATACAGAACCGATTCGGAGATACCACAACCTCATCAAAGTGGTGAAACAAAGCCGTCTGGGTCCCAACGTGTCTCTCATTCATTTCAAAGAAACAACAGAGAGCAATCGGCAAATAATCCATCTAAATCACCAGAGAATGTTGCACGGTCATCGCCAACTGAGGAAACACAGCAAGAGACCCAAGAAAAGTCAGCGGAATATCCAGAAAAAGGCTCAACCCCAAGAAATGATAAAGGCCAATTACAAAGTACTCCATTTAAATCACCAGAGACTCGTTCTCTTAATGCACACGCATCTCACAGCGAAGAACGACACTCTCTTACGTATTCCTCACATTTTATGACATCTCAATCTGATCAAAGCACTGGGCCTACTTCTCCATCCTATGATTCGGTCCCTTCAAAAGTCGGTAGCAGAATTTCCTGGAATAGGGCGAAGCAAGCACGGTATCGTTCTAAGTCTCAAAAATCGAAATCCTCTTTAAGAGCAAGAAGGCGATCAGAATTGCTCAAATCACACTCTCATCGAAATGATAAACGCGAAAGTTTTCAGGAACcgcaatatttcaaatttggaATTCAACCATCCTCGCGAACAAATAGACACCAACCTGAAAAAAGACAATCGCGGCAACGAAATCGATCGGAACAGACGAAAAAAACTTCTAGGGGTGGAGATAAGGTAAATCGTTTTAAGGATGAACATCAAGTAAGACGTGATCATTCTAGAAATCAACAAACGGAACCAAATTATACTGCTGACCATAATGCAAATCGTTTTAATAATGATCAGCGAGTAAGACGTGATCATTCTGATTCTAGCCCTAGAAACCAACATGTGGAGAAAAGTCCCAGTGctgcacaaaatataaatcgTTTTAAGGATGAGCATCAGGAAAGGCGTGATCTTTCTAGTTCAAGCATTAGAAATCAACAATCGCAGTCGTCAAGTCGATCTGgtaaaatcaaaagaaatatcAGTTTCAGTAGTGaacaacaagtacaacatGAAGACTCGAAGTCTCAGATATCTCACGGTAAAGttcagcaaatgcaaaagaattCTGATGAAGAAGAGCGGCCTTACCATCAAAGACCCAAATCACCGGCATGTCCAGGGGCACATAATTTGCGAAATGTTGAGCAATCACCAAGTTCCCGTCAAAGGGAAACTCATGCAACAATAGATGACGTTAAGATTATTATGAAGCCGCGCCCCTTGCGGTCAACCAGTGCTGAAGATCTAACAGCATTggaaacaacagcagcagcacctttATGTGCGTCGATTGAACACAAAGGTCTAGAACAGGATAGTCTAGAATATTGCGATTGCATAAAAAACTACAGAGAACTGAAGCGCCAACAGGAGTTGCAATTGCAAGAGGTATTCAGACAGACGAATGAAGCATACGAGAGATGCTTGGAAAGACAGCGACAATTGCAGGGAACTGAGACAATTAAGTGCGGTCTACAGCAACATGGGCCAAAAACTAATTCCTGTTTTGagaaaatgcaacagcagcaatacaTTGAACTACATCAGCGACAAGTAGCTCAGCAGCAGTGGCACgaagcacagcagcaactgcagcggcaactgcagcagcaacaggagcaggagAAGCAACGACTTAgatatcagcagcagcaacagcaacatcataTACAAGTAGAAGAAGAATGCAATTGTAGATATAGGCAACAGCATTCAGATAGCAGTCAAGCTTCCGCTTatatgcagcagcaaaaacagtCTAACCATCAATATATGCAGCAACAGCCATCAGATGTCAGTCAAATTGCCGCCTATttgcatcagcaacaacagaatcATCATCAATGTATCctacaacagttgcaacagcagcaacaattggaacagcagcgacaattgcaacagcagcaacagttgcaacagttTCATAACcagcaacaattacaacagcagcagcaacaaatgcaactcCAAACAGAGACTTTGTGCCCCTGTAATAATTATATGATAGCTTCACCCCAAAACGCTTTGCAGGCTCGTAGCTATTTCACTGATTCAATTGCCCCTGCACTAGATATAGGAGATGTGTCGTCTAGTTTTTATCGACAAACTTTGCTTAAATATGGCATACCACATCTGCCCAGCGACTACCAACCTCGACAAGCACACGTCTGCTGTGCGCAATGTCCTTGTCAATGCCAACAgaaacaaccacagcaacatcaacaaaattga